In one Myxococcaceae bacterium JPH2 genomic region, the following are encoded:
- the ftsZ gene encoding cell division protein FtsZ codes for MDQFEQNKQAAKIRVVGAGGAGCNAVNTMILAKLDRVDFIAANTDVQALAASKAPTRLQLGQALTKGLGAGANPEMGREAALESKDQIAAVLEGADMVFVTAGMGGGTGTGAAPIIADIAKSLGCLTVGVVTKPFLFEGNKRRKQAEQGIVELKAAVDTLITIPNQRLLSLSNEPMPLLETFKRADEVLLNAVQGISDLIQYHGYINVDFADVKTIMSDKGLALMGTGNASGDKRALTAMQQAISSPLLEDVSIDGATGLLINITGGRDMTLQEVNEALTLVHDAADSEAEIIFGSLIDDQIQDEVKITIIATGFVHRDAPKVRTMAPVVQVPLISSRPPPSSALTAAREEVASLVPSKGAPRPTLAAVENSKPVASSRTSVVKDAALPMDEDQFDIPTFLRRQGQTELP; via the coding sequence ATGGACCAGTTCGAGCAGAACAAGCAGGCCGCCAAGATTCGGGTCGTCGGGGCGGGCGGGGCCGGCTGCAACGCGGTCAACACGATGATTCTCGCCAAGCTGGACCGCGTGGACTTCATCGCCGCCAACACCGATGTCCAGGCTCTGGCCGCCAGCAAGGCGCCCACGCGCCTCCAGCTCGGACAGGCGCTGACCAAGGGCCTGGGCGCGGGTGCCAACCCGGAGATGGGCCGCGAGGCCGCCCTGGAGTCGAAGGATCAGATCGCCGCCGTGCTCGAGGGCGCGGACATGGTCTTCGTCACCGCGGGCATGGGCGGTGGCACCGGCACGGGCGCCGCGCCCATCATCGCGGACATCGCCAAGAGCCTGGGCTGCCTGACGGTGGGTGTCGTCACCAAGCCGTTCCTCTTCGAGGGCAACAAGCGCCGCAAGCAGGCCGAGCAGGGCATCGTGGAGCTCAAGGCCGCCGTCGACACCCTCATCACCATCCCCAACCAGCGGCTGCTCTCGCTCTCCAACGAGCCGATGCCGCTGCTGGAGACCTTCAAGCGCGCGGACGAGGTCCTGCTCAACGCCGTGCAGGGCATCAGCGACCTCATCCAGTACCACGGCTACATCAACGTGGACTTCGCGGATGTGAAGACCATCATGAGCGACAAGGGCCTGGCGCTCATGGGCACGGGCAACGCGTCCGGTGACAAGCGCGCGCTGACGGCCATGCAGCAGGCCATCTCCAGCCCGCTCCTCGAGGACGTGTCCATCGACGGGGCCACGGGCCTGCTCATCAACATCACCGGTGGCCGCGACATGACCCTGCAGGAGGTCAACGAGGCCCTCACGCTCGTCCACGACGCGGCGGACAGCGAGGCGGAGATCATCTTCGGCTCGCTCATCGACGATCAGATTCAGGACGAGGTGAAGATCACCATCATCGCCACGGGCTTCGTGCACCGGGACGCGCCGAAGGTGCGCACCATGGCGCCCGTGGTGCAGGTTCCGCTCATCAGCAGCCGTCCCCCGCCGTCCTCCGCGCTGACGGCGGCGCGCGAGGAAGTGGCCAGCCTGGTGCCCAGCAAGGGCGCTCCGCGTCCGACGCTGGCCGCGGTGGAGAACAGCAAGCCCGTCGCCAGCTCGCGCACGTCCGTGGTGAAGGACGCGGCGCTGCCCATGGACGAGGACCAGTTCGACATCCCCACCTTCCTGCGGCGGCAGGGCCAGACGGAGCTGCCGTAA